In one Penaeus monodon isolate SGIC_2016 chromosome 20, NSTDA_Pmon_1, whole genome shotgun sequence genomic region, the following are encoded:
- the LOC119586052 gene encoding uncharacterized protein LOC119586052, producing the protein MQDYGEFVPEELKRSSDEPLYTIGHKLDLFAYELEYDPGIEAVMKRTHVLIESYSYLMNVQIRYNVTKDTYLIPSQVYPGHVSWFLPKNTAYTAKISRFLTRLKEVGLLQKLFKNHFQSVASFEAEQRTGPQALSIGQLQGAFLLLALGVVTSFVILLIEVILGSRFH; encoded by the exons ATGCAGGACTACGGTGAATTCGTTCCCGAGGAGCTTAAGCGTTCCTCTGACGAGCCCCTTTACACCATCGGCCACAAACTCGACTTGTTTGCGTACGAACTCGAATACGACCCGGGTATCGAGGCTGTTATGAAGCGCACCCACGTCCTCATCGAGAGTTACTCGTACCTTATGAATGTTCAGATACGCTACAATGTCACGAAGGATACGTATCTCAT TCCATCACAGGTGTACCCGGGCCACGTCTCCTGGTTCCTGCCGAAGAACACAGCTTACACTGCCAAGATCTCGCGCTTCCTGACGAGACTCAAGGAGGTGGGGCTCCTGCAGAAGCTCTTCAAGAATCACTTCCAGTCCGTCGCGTCCTTCGAAGCAGAACAG agAACGGGGCCGCAGGCACTGAGCATCGGCCAGCTTCAAGGAGCCTTCCTCCTGCTGGCTCTCGGCGTGGTGACCTCTTTCGTTATCCTTTTAATCGAGGTCATCCTTGGGTCACGCTTTCACTAG